A portion of the Bacillus sp. es.034 genome contains these proteins:
- a CDS encoding GNAT family N-acetyltransferase has translation MKRIPAKWKTKRLIVEDLRKEEIQRVQSLYEKGSYIHQWDGGSLDEGFVERCFLEGDLPPGGTKENFRIQVIRIKESEDLVGLLVSYHGHPVPDSFYINYLSIDPDYHKQGLGQEIVEELLNMVNQHEFKEVRANVALKNWGAIRFWTKLGLDTINGIYGDSEYGENRFADIELVKKF, from the coding sequence ATGAAACGGATTCCAGCTAAATGGAAAACAAAGAGATTAATAGTAGAGGATCTCAGAAAAGAGGAGATTCAGCGCGTTCAGTCTCTCTATGAAAAGGGCAGCTACATCCATCAATGGGACGGCGGATCGTTGGATGAAGGGTTCGTAGAGCGATGTTTCTTGGAGGGGGACCTGCCGCCGGGTGGAACGAAAGAAAACTTTAGGATTCAGGTGATCCGTATAAAGGAGTCAGAAGATTTAGTTGGTTTGCTTGTGAGCTATCATGGTCACCCTGTTCCGGACTCCTTTTATATCAACTATCTTTCGATTGATCCTGACTATCATAAACAAGGGTTGGGACAGGAAATAGTGGAGGAATTACTGAATATGGTGAACCAGCACGAATTCAAGGAAGTTCGGGCGAATGTCGCGTTGAAGAACTGGGGAGCCATTCGTTTCTGGACAAAGCTTGGGCTTGATACGATTAATGGAATCTACGGAGATTCTGAGTATGGAGAAAATCGCTTTGCGGATATTGAGCTGGTGAAGAAATTTTAA
- a CDS encoding phosphotransferase, translating to MEHLKEVCLQTHLGEWITVPVKVSGGLLHTMYAVETTKGKYAVKALNPSIMKRPDALGNYIRSEQVARLVCKNVPALPAKTFEGNAIQKVGDQWFLVFDWVEGRSVKQDEIGIDHCRKIGSVLADIHHTDFQELRIEPEETEVRPSVDWNAYLKKGQVMEAEWVKSFKDIIENLYEWDAGAREAEPRLGNDRVMSHRDLDPKNVIWVQGEPVVIDWESAGFIHPMHDLIETALYWSGATNQDRFSAFTSGYKGENGAITADWEAVLANGFSGKLGWLEYNLKRSLWLECTDEEEQRLGIRQVIETIGELREYANRIPELLKGLKSG from the coding sequence ATGGAACATTTGAAAGAAGTATGCCTCCAAACCCATCTCGGCGAATGGATCACAGTGCCCGTTAAAGTGTCGGGTGGCCTCTTACACACCATGTATGCAGTAGAAACCACCAAAGGAAAATATGCCGTCAAAGCATTGAACCCTTCCATCATGAAAAGACCGGATGCCCTTGGTAACTATATCCGTTCAGAACAGGTCGCTCGACTCGTATGCAAAAATGTACCGGCTCTTCCGGCAAAGACATTCGAAGGGAATGCGATTCAGAAGGTAGGGGACCAATGGTTTCTGGTGTTTGATTGGGTAGAAGGCAGAAGTGTAAAACAGGATGAAATCGGCATTGATCATTGTAGGAAGATAGGGTCAGTTCTGGCAGACATTCATCATACAGATTTTCAAGAATTAAGAATAGAACCCGAAGAGACAGAGGTCCGTCCCTCGGTTGATTGGAATGCCTATCTAAAGAAAGGTCAGGTTATGGAAGCAGAGTGGGTGAAGTCCTTCAAAGATATCATTGAGAATTTGTATGAGTGGGATGCGGGGGCACGTGAAGCGGAGCCAAGGCTTGGAAACGATAGGGTGATGAGTCATCGGGATTTAGATCCGAAGAATGTGATATGGGTACAGGGGGAACCGGTCGTAATAGATTGGGAGTCGGCGGGCTTTATCCATCCGATGCATGATCTGATTGAGACGGCCCTATACTGGTCCGGTGCGACCAATCAAGACCGGTTTTCTGCGTTTACCAGTGGGTACAAAGGTGAAAACGGGGCCATTACAGCAGACTGGGAAGCGGTGCTTGCAAACGGGTTCTCTGGAAAATTGGGTTGGTTGGAATATAACTTGAAAAGGTCATTGTGGTTGGAATGTACGGATGAAGAAGAGCAACGGTTGGGGATCAGGCAGGTCATCGAGACGATAGGAGAGCTCAGGGAGTATGCGAATAGAATACCGGAATTGTTGAAGGGGCTAAAAAGTGGGTGA
- a CDS encoding GNAT family N-acetyltransferase, with translation MHIQQIDRSKLSQYATVSIAYEVTTELHVCPIHNGLGGLQLVEKPCVPYVKDYDLLPDCHPLSWTKQFNIDELGLFLAIENGMYVGAAAVAPEMEGTATLWDLRVQPGARGKGIGGKLLEAVFLWSKERDYHTLMAETQNVNTPACTFYSGKGFILETIDQHGYSDSLVEDEVKLIWSLDLKLSSM, from the coding sequence ATGCACATTCAACAAATTGACCGTTCAAAGCTTTCCCAGTACGCAACCGTTTCAATTGCATACGAAGTGACAACAGAGCTACATGTTTGCCCGATTCACAACGGGCTGGGAGGCCTACAATTGGTCGAAAAACCGTGCGTCCCTTATGTGAAGGACTATGATCTCTTACCGGATTGTCATCCACTCTCTTGGACAAAGCAGTTTAACATAGATGAATTGGGATTGTTCCTGGCTATTGAAAACGGCATGTACGTTGGGGCTGCTGCGGTGGCTCCAGAAATGGAAGGCACCGCGACCTTATGGGACTTGCGTGTTCAGCCGGGTGCCAGGGGCAAAGGCATTGGTGGTAAATTGCTTGAAGCGGTCTTTCTTTGGTCAAAAGAACGAGACTACCACACACTGATGGCGGAAACCCAAAATGTGAATACTCCTGCCTGTACATTTTACTCCGGCAAGGGATTTATTTTAGAGACGATTGATCAACATGGATATAGTGATTCGTTGGTAGAGGATGAAGTGAAATTAATATGGTCATTGGATCTAAAGCTCTCCAGCATGTAA
- a CDS encoding GNAT family N-acetyltransferase codes for MPITLTVYNETYEHQLKDFHLLDEQLQFTSLPLEKIHNPTISPDTCHIVILSDDAPVGYFALENGEKLRKYSTNPQARLLTSFSIDARHQGQGIAKEGLKQLPSFIREHLPATDEVVLGVNKRNQAAIGLYLKTGFTDEEEVYVGPKGPQHVLHLKI; via the coding sequence GTGCCAATCACTTTAACCGTATACAACGAAACCTATGAACATCAACTTAAAGACTTCCACCTGCTGGATGAACAGCTCCAATTCACGAGCCTGCCACTTGAAAAGATCCATAATCCAACCATCTCACCAGACACCTGTCACATAGTGATCCTGAGTGATGATGCACCTGTCGGTTATTTTGCGCTTGAGAATGGGGAAAAGCTTCGTAAATATTCAACTAATCCACAAGCAAGACTCTTAACCTCTTTTTCTATCGATGCAAGACACCAGGGACAAGGCATCGCGAAGGAGGGTCTCAAACAGCTGCCAAGTTTCATCAGGGAACATCTTCCCGCTACGGACGAAGTGGTCCTCGGCGTCAACAAACGGAACCAGGCAGCCATCGGTCTCTACCTGAAGACAGGTTTCACCGACGAAGAAGAAGTATATGTGGGGCCAAAAGGACCCCAGCATGTTCTCCATTTGAAAATATAA
- a CDS encoding nuclear transport factor 2 family protein — translation MNVQDVLEQYKDAIHARDIEGFLSIYDPAVHIYDCWGKWECIGLASWEENVTEWFFGLKAEEEILKVDFQDVVIEENANLAFAHCAVTFAAHKEESGEKLRQMTNRFTFCMEKVKDTWLIIHEHSSLPISMEDGKGMFGLR, via the coding sequence ATGAACGTCCAGGATGTGCTCGAACAATACAAGGATGCGATTCATGCAAGAGATATCGAAGGCTTTCTCTCCATCTATGACCCCGCTGTCCACATCTATGACTGCTGGGGGAAATGGGAGTGTATCGGCCTTGCTTCATGGGAGGAAAATGTGACGGAGTGGTTCTTCGGATTAAAAGCCGAGGAAGAAATTCTGAAAGTCGACTTTCAAGATGTTGTGATTGAGGAAAATGCCAATCTCGCTTTTGCCCACTGTGCCGTAACATTCGCCGCCCACAAAGAAGAATCGGGGGAGAAACTTCGCCAGATGACGAACCGCTTTACATTCTGCATGGAAAAAGTAAAAGATACCTGGCTGATCATTCACGAACATTCTTCATTACCGATCAGTATGGAGGATGGGAAAGGGATGTTCGGATTGAGATAG
- a CDS encoding RNA polymerase sigma factor, with protein sequence MTTQLSDDLRGIEQRFKMEIEPYRSDLWKYCYKLTRSPWDAEDLVQDTLFKSLAMLAKMHRPVKMKSYLFKIATNMWIDRYRRNPYTFHTLEEEDQQDHTSTFDFEIMDHLEFLMQHLTPHQYVSLLLAEVFRFKASEIAGMISTTEGAVYTNLTRARSVLRKAKGGQMKSIPVLDLVPDATLNTLLNGFRNKEPELIASVLSENVTVNIVHAGIEMGRDETKGNSLNDWKEVVDTQHQIVVEYKMLWGKRVVVEMERKLDGDLYLNNLHLVEVVGEEITHWAFYCFSWDLMKQAAEELQVKLNATCFYHIF encoded by the coding sequence ATGACCACACAATTGAGTGATGATTTGAGGGGGATCGAGCAGCGGTTTAAAATGGAAATCGAACCCTATCGATCGGATTTGTGGAAGTATTGCTATAAGTTAACTCGATCACCTTGGGATGCGGAAGATTTGGTACAGGATACACTGTTCAAGTCCCTGGCTATGCTTGCTAAAATGCATCGACCCGTAAAGATGAAATCGTATTTATTTAAGATTGCGACCAATATGTGGATTGATCGTTATAGGCGGAACCCTTATACATTCCATACTTTGGAGGAAGAAGATCAGCAAGACCACACATCAACTTTCGACTTTGAGATAATGGATCATCTAGAGTTTCTTATGCAGCATTTGACTCCCCATCAATATGTCTCACTCCTGCTCGCAGAGGTTTTCCGGTTCAAGGCGAGTGAGATTGCAGGCATGATTTCGACGACGGAAGGGGCTGTGTATACCAATCTCACGAGAGCAAGATCGGTCCTTAGAAAAGCAAAGGGAGGGCAAATGAAATCGATCCCCGTCCTTGATCTTGTCCCCGATGCGACCCTTAACACATTATTGAATGGCTTCAGAAATAAGGAACCCGAGTTGATTGCTTCGGTGTTAAGTGAAAATGTCACAGTCAATATCGTTCACGCCGGAATTGAAATGGGCAGAGATGAAACGAAGGGGAATTCCCTCAACGATTGGAAAGAAGTCGTCGATACCCAGCATCAAATTGTGGTGGAATATAAAATGCTTTGGGGCAAGCGGGTCGTCGTCGAGATGGAGAGGAAGCTTGACGGGGACCTGTATCTCAATAATCTCCATTTAGTCGAGGTGGTTGGGGAGGAGATCACGCACTGGGCTTTCTATTGTTTTTCATGGGACTTGATGAAGCAAGCGGCTGAAGAGCTGCAGGTGAAATTAAACGCCACCTGTTTTTATCATATTTTTTAA
- a CDS encoding ABC transporter permease subunit — MIKRLCKHGSLTVGLVLLVLLLGTSYVNSHFFKEDIGEISKEDYYNKKPAPPSWEHPFGTSTGGMDMFDATLGQTMTTLKFALVVTGGRMLISLVLGLLYGLLYRRLKWLDVFIEGFHFVPTTLLAFLLLYSMRLMDFNLFMGDPDFRWTMTTWILIGVGTPSLSQLIGKETSLAMQQEFIQGARVLGGRHLHILVKHVIPSVRGKFLLMVSGQMIAVLTLMMHVSILGFYIPGWTAFIGSNYYELMLSPWIVFFPVLMLTLLIVSLTLVTNGVRTFWDGDYMRRRSSFLSGDRGVRNHSTKNISY; from the coding sequence ATGATCAAAAGGCTATGTAAGCATGGAAGCCTTACAGTGGGGCTTGTGTTGTTGGTCCTCCTGTTAGGGACCAGCTATGTGAATAGTCACTTCTTTAAAGAGGATATTGGGGAAATTTCCAAAGAAGATTACTATAACAAAAAACCTGCCCCGCCTTCATGGGAACATCCCTTTGGCACTTCGACCGGCGGGATGGATATGTTTGATGCGACTTTAGGTCAAACCATGACGACTCTGAAGTTTGCCCTTGTTGTTACAGGTGGGAGAATGCTTATTTCCCTCGTGTTGGGACTTCTTTACGGACTCCTTTATCGAAGGCTGAAATGGTTGGACGTTTTCATAGAGGGGTTTCATTTTGTCCCGACTACTCTTCTCGCCTTTCTATTACTCTACAGTATGAGATTAATGGATTTTAATCTTTTTATGGGAGATCCCGACTTCAGGTGGACCATGACCACGTGGATCTTGATCGGTGTCGGCACCCCCTCATTATCCCAGCTGATCGGAAAAGAGACCTCTCTGGCCATGCAACAGGAATTCATCCAGGGTGCCCGGGTGCTGGGAGGAAGACATCTTCACATTCTTGTAAAGCATGTCATTCCGAGCGTGAGAGGGAAGTTCCTATTGATGGTCAGCGGCCAAATGATTGCTGTCCTGACCCTCATGATGCACGTGTCGATCCTTGGCTTTTATATCCCCGGGTGGACGGCATTCATCGGGAGCAACTACTATGAATTGATGCTGTCTCCATGGATTGTTTTCTTCCCTGTCCTCATGCTGACCCTTCTAATTGTGTCACTGACCCTGGTGACAAATGGTGTCCGGACTTTTTGGGATGGAGATTATATGAGGCGAAGGTCATCTTTTCTTTCGGGTGATCGTGGTGTCAGGAATCATTCGACTAAAAATATTTCTTACTAA
- a CDS encoding VOC family protein has protein sequence MKSPILNQINTVFVHVSDLKESVRWYSELLGQAYDLDQVEDPVYNMAINHFSGLTLDAGPEGVTKEAGQQNHPLFNFHTENIEEAYSYVERLKCEVVSEITRFDDFAFFIIQDPDGNQVMICTG, from the coding sequence ATGAAAAGTCCGATTTTAAATCAAATCAATACGGTGTTCGTCCATGTCAGCGATCTGAAGGAATCCGTTCGATGGTACTCCGAGTTACTGGGGCAGGCGTATGATCTCGATCAGGTGGAAGATCCCGTTTATAACATGGCCATCAATCATTTTAGCGGATTGACCCTGGATGCAGGACCAGAGGGTGTCACGAAAGAGGCTGGTCAACAAAATCATCCTCTCTTTAATTTTCACACTGAAAATATTGAAGAAGCCTATTCCTACGTAGAACGGTTGAAGTGTGAGGTTGTCTCGGAGATTACAAGATTCGATGATTTTGCCTTCTTCATCATTCAGGATCCCGATGGAAACCAAGTAATGATCTGTACAGGATAA
- a CDS encoding DinB family protein, whose amino-acid sequence MNAIQLIILNLEEVRRRSVKLWSGIPKDFLHWKPDGEAMSCIEMVRHVLESEHYYHLALINGGSLSEYESPFAGKPYISVEDELEFTEPFRKSFLEYVSELNEESLSAVKIDRSDVGYVREMGDMLMRIAYHESVHAGQLLDYLRTAGSTRANLWD is encoded by the coding sequence ATGAATGCAATTCAATTAATCATACTCAATTTGGAAGAAGTGAGACGGAGAAGCGTAAAGCTTTGGTCGGGCATTCCAAAGGACTTTTTACATTGGAAACCAGATGGTGAGGCCATGTCTTGTATCGAGATGGTTCGTCATGTGTTGGAAAGTGAACATTATTATCACTTGGCATTGATCAATGGAGGGAGTTTAAGTGAATACGAATCACCCTTTGCAGGTAAGCCGTACATTTCAGTGGAAGACGAGTTGGAGTTTACTGAACCGTTCAGAAAGAGTTTCCTGGAATATGTGTCGGAATTGAACGAAGAATCTTTATCTGCAGTTAAGATTGATCGTTCCGATGTAGGATATGTGAGAGAAATGGGCGATATGCTGATGAGAATCGCATACCACGAATCCGTTCACGCCGGTCAGTTATTGGATTATTTGCGAACAGCCGGAAGTACGAGGGCGAATCTCTGGGATTAG
- a CDS encoding ABC transporter permease subunit, whose product MGRKFARFLIVLIAITLSVICICHIPALLFKELPPPANQPFAMEMKELGFFPGNYFIELKKTFIELLHFKEISYVAQGTNVERTIFPYILESYAYSLLLLFVSLFIALVFAVLFTTGTFYLSRKMQGIVKNILTVLEALPDVFVIFSLQLGAIWVFKHTNLLVAEPYSLSGQKIYFLPILTLSLIPMIYLYKNTFLMYENELGKPYVELGVAKGMGKLYILIRHVFPNVLYSFFYNLKYMYLLLLSNMIILEYMYNIYGILQFITNHPSYEIISVALILLTFPLSIVFFFIQSFLPKGVTFYDQKAM is encoded by the coding sequence ATGGGGCGTAAATTCGCTCGTTTTTTGATTGTATTAATCGCCATTACGTTAAGCGTCATCTGTATTTGCCATATTCCAGCACTTTTGTTTAAAGAACTTCCGCCACCGGCTAATCAGCCTTTTGCAATGGAAATGAAAGAGTTAGGGTTTTTCCCTGGAAACTACTTTATTGAATTGAAGAAGACGTTTATTGAGCTGTTGCACTTTAAGGAGATCAGCTATGTAGCTCAGGGTACCAACGTTGAGAGGACGATTTTTCCTTACATTCTGGAATCCTATGCTTATTCCCTTCTTCTCCTTTTTGTTTCACTATTCATCGCGTTAGTATTTGCCGTTCTTTTTACGACCGGAACGTTTTATTTATCCAGAAAAATGCAGGGAATAGTGAAAAATATCCTGACGGTTCTCGAAGCACTGCCCGATGTATTCGTGATTTTCTCCTTACAGCTGGGTGCCATTTGGGTATTTAAACATACAAATCTACTTGTAGCAGAACCATATTCATTATCTGGTCAAAAAATCTATTTCCTGCCGATACTCACGCTATCCTTGATTCCCATGATCTATCTTTATAAGAATACGTTCCTGATGTATGAGAATGAACTCGGGAAACCCTATGTGGAGCTTGGGGTGGCAAAGGGCATGGGGAAGTTGTACATCTTGATCCGGCATGTCTTTCCAAACGTTCTCTACTCCTTTTTTTACAACTTGAAATATATGTATCTCCTGCTTCTATCCAACATGATCATCCTCGAATACATGTATAACATCTACGGGATTTTACAATTCATCACCAATCATCCAAGCTATGAAATCATATCGGTCGCATTGATCCTATTGACGTTCCCTCTATCGATCGTCTTTTTCTTCATTCAATCATTTTTGCCGAAAGGGGTGACGTTCTATGATCAAAAGGCTATGTAA
- a CDS encoding NUDIX hydrolase: MSDKWLEWAKRIQALSQSGLAFSKNVYDRERYEELREISTEIIQEHTGLEMTKIKDLFSNESGYQTPKVDVRGVVFKDDKILMVKEKIDDKWSLPGGFCDVGLSPGENVVKEIREESGYDVTPVKLLALLDLNKHPHPPQSHHYYKIFIQCRLTGGEARSGVETKGIGFFEEDKLPELSIKRNTESQIKMMFEFFRDGGKEAVYD; encoded by the coding sequence ATGAGCGATAAATGGCTGGAATGGGCGAAACGGATACAGGCTTTATCTCAATCGGGTCTGGCCTTTTCCAAAAACGTTTACGATCGAGAAAGATATGAAGAATTAAGGGAGATCAGCACGGAAATCATCCAGGAACACACTGGCTTGGAAATGACGAAGATAAAGGACTTGTTCTCGAATGAATCGGGCTATCAGACACCGAAAGTCGACGTGAGGGGTGTCGTCTTCAAAGACGATAAAATTCTGATGGTCAAAGAAAAAATCGACGACAAATGGTCGTTGCCGGGCGGATTCTGTGACGTCGGCTTGTCCCCAGGTGAAAACGTCGTAAAAGAAATAAGGGAAGAATCAGGATATGATGTCACCCCTGTAAAATTACTCGCACTGCTCGACTTGAACAAACATCCCCATCCCCCGCAGTCACACCATTACTACAAAATATTCATTCAATGCAGGTTGACCGGCGGAGAAGCCAGAAGTGGCGTCGAGACGAAGGGGATCGGATTTTTTGAAGAAGACAAATTGCCTGAGTTGTCCATTAAAAGAAATACAGAATCGCAGATTAAGATGATGTTTGAATTTTTTAGGGATGGTGGGAAGGAAGCGGTTTATGATTGA
- a CDS encoding TIGR04104 family putative zinc finger protein, with product MARCIHCKVNLSWFYIFKRLMIVKRPDMDCSHCGQKLYFTSRSKRVLMGMTMLIPVLFVPSFLFDYIPLFIVLVMGCMLMMPLFVTLTEKDDPWY from the coding sequence GTGGCACGCTGTATCCATTGTAAAGTAAACCTGTCTTGGTTTTATATTTTTAAGAGATTAATGATCGTGAAAAGACCTGATATGGATTGCTCTCACTGCGGTCAGAAGCTGTATTTCACTTCACGTTCCAAGAGGGTTTTGATGGGTATGACCATGCTGATACCTGTGCTTTTTGTTCCTTCATTCCTATTTGACTACATCCCATTGTTCATAGTGTTGGTAATGGGATGTATGTTAATGATGCCATTGTTTGTGACTCTAACGGAAAAGGATGATCCGTGGTATTAG